In Armatimonadota bacterium, the following are encoded in one genomic region:
- a CDS encoding ABC transporter substrate-binding protein, producing the protein MRKAAGVATLVLAVLLAATVVPSHGQAPIKLRQTGFRVLYMAPVYLGIERGFFREEGIDLEYVEIQSGVLGPASLVGGQAHFSDIDPLQTAELRTQGYSLLMIYNLVNRVTLDFILRNEVADRLRVTRQTPLPERFRALRGLNIGITRPGAPTDIFPRYFLRRAGLDPDRDANLVQVGGVPALAAAFRAGRIDGFMLSPPLPQQLEQEGLGRIIIKNTAGDVPELSNLTYVAHVVTKAFARNNPRLVRAYVRGLQRANAWMRQNPTDALRLLHQKYFTDTSPEVLRLSWDALLPAISRDGRFTEAGIKAYLNVFETIGQTFRIDTSEGDLWTNEFLSGR; encoded by the coding sequence GTGAGGAAGGCCGCAGGGGTTGCAACGCTCGTCCTGGCGGTGCTGCTCGCGGCGACGGTGGTCCCCTCGCACGGGCAGGCGCCGATCAAGCTGCGCCAGACCGGGTTCCGGGTCCTGTACATGGCCCCGGTCTACCTGGGCATCGAGCGCGGGTTTTTCCGCGAGGAGGGGATCGACCTCGAGTACGTCGAGATCCAGAGCGGCGTGCTGGGGCCGGCCTCGCTGGTGGGCGGCCAGGCCCACTTCTCGGACATCGACCCGCTGCAGACGGCCGAGCTGCGCACCCAGGGGTACTCCCTGCTCATGATCTACAACCTGGTGAACCGCGTGACGCTGGACTTCATCCTGCGCAATGAGGTGGCCGACCGGCTGCGGGTGACCCGCCAAACGCCGCTCCCGGAGCGCTTCCGGGCCCTGCGCGGCCTCAACATCGGCATCACCCGCCCGGGGGCACCCACTGACATCTTCCCCCGCTACTTCCTGCGGCGGGCCGGGCTCGACCCCGACCGCGACGCCAACCTGGTGCAGGTGGGCGGGGTGCCGGCCCTGGCGGCGGCCTTCCGGGCCGGTCGGATTGACGGGTTCATGCTCTCGCCCCCGCTCCCGCAGCAGCTGGAGCAGGAAGGGCTGGGCCGGATCATCATCAAGAACACGGCCGGCGATGTCCCCGAGCTGAGCAACCTCACCTACGTCGCCCACGTGGTGACGAAGGCCTTTGCCCGGAACAACCCGCGGCTCGTGCGCGCCTACGTGCGCGGCCTCCAGCGGGCCAACGCCTGGATGCGCCAGAATCCCACCGACGCCCTGCGCCTGCTGCACCAGAAGTACTTCACCGACACCTCCCCCGAGGTGCTGCGCCTCTCCTGGGATGCCCTGCTGCCGGCGATCAGCCGCGACGGCCGCTTCACGGAAGCCGGCATCAAGGCCTACCTGAACGTCTTCGAGACCATCGGGCAGACCTTCCGCATCGACACCAGCGAGGGCGACCTGTGGACCAACGAGTTCCTCAGCGGACGCTGA
- a CDS encoding ABC transporter ATP-binding protein encodes MRPDGAEPPRALVGAPGETAMQAAIELRDVYRLFTLPRGRSIDAFVALEGVSLRVAEGEFVSIVGPSGCGKSTILNLIAGLLAPTAGQVVVFGRPVRGLNRAVGYVTQDDNLLPWRTTLANVAMPLEFRGVPADRRRARAAALIAQVGLQGFEHHYPHELSGGMRKRASIARTLAYDPVALLMDEPFGPLDAQTRVILQDQLLRMWEGSGRTVVFVTHDLVEAVALSDRVIVMTRAPGRFKREVVVDIPRPRDVFHIHAHPRFPLLYEAIWQELREELGRDALGPGPGR; translated from the coding sequence GTGCGACCGGACGGGGCGGAGCCGCCCCGGGCGCTCGTCGGCGCTCCCGGGGAGACGGCGATGCAGGCGGCCATTGAGCTGCGGGACGTCTACCGGCTCTTCACGCTGCCCCGCGGCCGCAGCATCGACGCCTTCGTGGCCCTGGAGGGGGTCTCGCTCCGCGTGGCCGAGGGGGAGTTCGTCTCCATCGTAGGACCCAGCGGCTGCGGGAAGTCGACCATCCTCAACCTGATCGCGGGCCTCCTGGCCCCCACCGCGGGCCAGGTGGTCGTCTTCGGGCGCCCCGTGCGCGGCCTCAACCGGGCGGTGGGGTACGTGACCCAGGACGACAACCTCCTCCCCTGGCGCACCACGCTGGCCAACGTGGCCATGCCCCTGGAGTTCCGCGGCGTGCCGGCGGACCGCCGCCGCGCCCGGGCCGCGGCGCTCATCGCCCAGGTGGGCCTGCAGGGGTTCGAGCACCACTACCCGCACGAGCTCTCGGGCGGGATGCGCAAGCGCGCCTCCATCGCCCGCACCCTGGCCTACGACCCGGTGGCGCTCCTGATGGACGAGCCGTTCGGGCCGCTCGACGCCCAGACCCGCGTGATCCTCCAGGACCAGCTGCTGCGGATGTGGGAGGGGTCGGGGCGGACGGTGGTCTTCGTCACCCACGACCTGGTGGAGGCCGTGGCGCTGAGCGACCGGGTTATCGTCATGACGCGCGCGCCGGGCCGCTTCAAGCGGGAGGTCGTCGTGGACATCCCCCGGCCGCGGGACGTCTTCCACATCCACGCCCACCCGCGCTTCCCCCTGCTCTACGAGGCCATCTGGCAGGAGCTGCGGGAGGAGCTGGGGCGGGACGCGCTGGGACCCGGGCCGGGGCGCTGA
- a CDS encoding ABC transporter permease, protein MAVAETAGRPEVVQRLKAAVAARERERRRRERAVILAGRVLIVVGLLTSWEALSGRVLDPFFVSSPSRIARAFVDLLLHHELLVHAQYTTIETLAGFAIGSAAGIALAFLLTSLGRLYEMTEPILVALYGIPRTALAPLFIMWFGIGITSKIVIAALFVFFVVFMNTVAGIRGTSPQMVDLVRLMGASGGDVLVKVVLPSALPYILTALRIVVPTAMIGAIVGEFISAQRGLGFLISRSTFEFSTHAAFAGIFALMVVVVVMNAAIGAVERPLMRWRPQQRISGNGG, encoded by the coding sequence ATGGCGGTCGCCGAGACGGCAGGACGGCCGGAGGTCGTGCAGCGCCTCAAAGCGGCGGTGGCGGCACGGGAGCGGGAGCGGCGACGGCGCGAGCGCGCCGTCATCCTGGCCGGCCGGGTCCTCATCGTCGTCGGGCTGCTGACGAGCTGGGAGGCGCTCTCCGGCCGGGTGCTGGATCCGTTCTTCGTGAGCAGCCCCTCCCGCATCGCCCGCGCCTTCGTCGACCTGCTGCTCCACCACGAGCTCCTGGTGCACGCCCAGTACACGACCATCGAGACGCTGGCGGGGTTCGCCATCGGGTCGGCGGCGGGCATCGCCCTGGCCTTCCTGCTGACCTCCCTCGGACGCCTGTACGAGATGACCGAGCCCATCCTGGTGGCGCTCTACGGGATCCCGCGCACGGCGCTGGCCCCCCTGTTCATCATGTGGTTCGGCATCGGCATCACCAGCAAGATCGTCATCGCCGCGCTCTTCGTCTTCTTCGTCGTCTTCATGAACACCGTGGCGGGCATCCGCGGCACCAGCCCGCAGATGGTGGACCTGGTCCGGCTGATGGGGGCCAGCGGCGGCGACGTCCTGGTGAAGGTCGTCCTCCCCTCGGCCCTGCCCTACATCCTCACGGCGCTGCGGATCGTCGTCCCCACCGCCATGATCGGGGCCATCGTGGGGGAGTTCATCTCGGCCCAGCGGGGCCTGGGGTTCCTGATCAGCCGGTCCACCTTCGAGTTCTCGACCCATGCGGCGTTCGCCGGGATCTTCGCCCTCATGGTGGTGGTGGTCGTGATGAACGCCGCGATCGGGGCCGTCGAGCGGCCGCTCATGCGGTGGCGGCCGCAGCAGCGCATCTCCGGGAACGGCGGGTGA
- a CDS encoding ABC transporter substrate-binding protein: protein MRRVTMWVLVVLAGVTLAAPAGGQGLTRVKFSYFPAFHTMTVMVASGLDLFRQEGLDVEMIQASSGALQPIQLISGEVDLTTVGLENVVALRREGKLTTHIYVLVKRMSQDFVVRNEVLRARGVTPQDPIERRLAALRGMRIGYTLPNAPTDRYARYYLQKAGLVPGRDAEMVQVGSPTSLVGAIRQGRIDAFMLTPPTPQLVELDGIGTILIYGTRGDVRELDNYPYTGLSVRTEWGRRNRDTLVRFVRALHRARQLIATDRERSLQALRRFFPQMEERALRAGYEAMLPALSEDGSLDQATVKRFLDLGFEIGLLTGTRPSDREGVLWTNEFVRLARGR, encoded by the coding sequence ATGCGGCGAGTGACGATGTGGGTACTCGTAGTGCTGGCTGGAGTGACCCTGGCCGCCCCGGCGGGCGGGCAGGGGCTGACCCGCGTGAAGTTCTCGTACTTCCCCGCGTTCCACACGATGACCGTGATGGTGGCCTCGGGGCTCGACCTCTTCCGTCAGGAGGGGCTGGACGTCGAGATGATCCAGGCCAGCAGCGGGGCGCTGCAGCCGATCCAGCTCATCAGCGGCGAGGTGGACCTGACCACCGTCGGGCTGGAGAACGTCGTCGCCCTGCGGCGCGAGGGCAAGCTGACGACCCACATCTACGTCCTGGTCAAGCGCATGAGCCAGGACTTCGTCGTGCGCAACGAGGTGCTGCGGGCCCGGGGCGTGACGCCCCAGGATCCCATCGAGCGCCGGCTGGCCGCCCTGCGCGGGATGCGCATCGGCTACACCCTGCCCAACGCCCCCACCGACCGCTACGCCCGCTACTACCTGCAGAAGGCGGGGCTGGTGCCGGGCCGGGACGCCGAGATGGTCCAGGTGGGCTCGCCGACCTCGCTGGTGGGGGCGATCCGTCAGGGGCGCATCGACGCGTTCATGCTCACCCCGCCCACGCCCCAGCTCGTCGAGCTGGACGGTATCGGCACCATCCTCATCTACGGGACGCGCGGGGACGTGCGGGAACTGGACAACTACCCGTACACAGGGCTGTCCGTCCGCACGGAGTGGGGGCGCCGCAACCGGGACACCCTGGTCCGGTTCGTCCGCGCGCTGCACCGCGCCCGCCAGCTCATCGCCACCGACCGGGAGCGTTCCCTGCAGGCCCTGCGCCGCTTCTTCCCCCAGATGGAGGAGCGCGCGCTGCGGGCGGGGTACGAGGCCATGCTCCCGGCCCTCTCCGAGGACGGCTCCCTCGACCAGGCCACCGTGAAGCGCTTCCTCGACCTGGGCTTCGAGATCGGACTGCTCACCGGGACCCGTCCGTCGGATCGGGAGGGCGTGCTGTGGACCAACGAGTTCGTCCGGCTGGCCAGGGGCCGCTAG
- a CDS encoding Xaa-Pro peptidase family protein gives MAVTLPPITRTPVFPREEFEARLARVRAALNERGDDALLAFAPETLFYLTGYQTFAGRTYAALLVPPRGAPVLVLRFLESFLAALYSEVAEVVTYDDHEDPLEVTAAAVRARGFGRARVAFEEGAPGLSAAVRRRLGGLLDGVTASDGTAIVERLRRVKSPREVEHMRRAARMTEAGMRAGLEACRPGATENDVAAAAMAALARAGSEYFPCDPIITSGYRAGIPHTSFERRRLEPGDTVLLEMTGVYGRYVAPLMRAAVLGEPSPAVRRMADLCLEGLERAIQAVRPGATAGEVDDACRRVMEEAGVYQQFRKRTGYSVGFAFPPNWNEGHLISLRRDDPTVLEPGMVFHMPPALRDYGVSCVGFSETVVVTAQGCEVLTHFPRELALR, from the coding sequence ATGGCTGTGACGTTGCCGCCGATCACCCGGACGCCCGTCTTCCCCCGGGAGGAGTTCGAGGCCCGACTGGCGCGCGTGCGGGCGGCCCTGAACGAGCGCGGGGACGACGCCCTGCTGGCCTTCGCGCCCGAGACGCTCTTCTACCTCACCGGCTACCAGACGTTCGCCGGGCGCACCTACGCGGCGCTGCTCGTGCCCCCCCGCGGGGCGCCGGTGCTGGTCCTGCGCTTCCTGGAGTCCTTCCTGGCCGCGCTCTACAGCGAGGTGGCCGAGGTGGTCACCTACGACGACCACGAAGACCCCCTGGAGGTGACGGCCGCCGCGGTGCGGGCGCGCGGGTTCGGCCGCGCCCGGGTGGCCTTCGAGGAAGGGGCCCCGGGGCTGAGCGCGGCCGTGCGCCGCCGCCTCGGCGGGCTCCTCGATGGGGTGACGGCCAGCGACGGCACCGCCATCGTCGAGCGCCTGCGCCGGGTGAAGTCCCCCCGCGAGGTCGAGCACATGCGCCGCGCCGCCCGCATGACCGAGGCGGGGATGCGGGCCGGCCTGGAGGCGTGCCGCCCCGGCGCCACGGAGAACGACGTGGCAGCGGCGGCCATGGCCGCCCTCGCGCGCGCCGGGTCCGAGTACTTCCCGTGCGACCCCATCATCACCTCGGGCTACCGCGCGGGCATCCCCCACACCAGCTTCGAGCGCCGCCGCCTCGAGCCGGGCGACACGGTGCTGCTGGAGATGACCGGGGTCTACGGCCGCTACGTCGCGCCGCTGATGCGGGCCGCCGTCCTGGGCGAGCCCTCCCCGGCGGTGCGGCGCATGGCCGACCTCTGCCTGGAGGGTCTGGAACGCGCCATCCAGGCCGTCCGGCCGGGGGCCACCGCCGGCGAGGTGGACGACGCCTGCCGCCGGGTCATGGAGGAGGCGGGCGTCTACCAGCAGTTCCGCAAGCGCACGGGGTACTCCGTGGGGTTCGCCTTCCCGCCCAACTGGAACGAGGGACACCTCATCAGCCTGCGCCGCGACGACCCCACCGTGCTGGAACCGGGAATGGTCTTCCACATGCCGCCGGCGCTGCGGGACTACGGGGTGAGCTGCGTGGGGTTCAGCGAGACCGTCGTGGTGACCGCGCAGGGGTGCGAGGTGCTGACGCACTTCCCGCGGGAGCTGGCTCTCCGGTGA
- a CDS encoding M20 family metallopeptidase, whose protein sequence is MTDPRAWVERHREDLVAFLREIVERESPTEAKAAVDALGQVFQEAYRALGCAVCTVPQASYGDHVVAETPPVPGPRVLLVGHLDTVYPVGTVARRPFTLRDGRAYGPAVMDMKGGLAVMLFALRALAATRRLGNARVVLNSDEEPGSPTSRDRWAAWSADADWAFVLEPAQPDGSLVLRRKGVGIFRLEVTGRAAHAGAEPERGANAILALAHHALAVAALADPAAGTTVNVGVVRGGTLPYVVPAAAEALIDVRVPTRAEAERVLTGLRALEAAEPVAGTRLQVHGAFHRPPMEPVEGTAALAALVEACGREVGLAVRFTATGGASDGNNLAASGIPTVDGMGPAGAGAHSEEEWADVASLVQKTQLLALVLDRLWAGALPGRSRR, encoded by the coding sequence GTGACCGACCCGCGCGCCTGGGTGGAACGCCACCGGGAGGACCTCGTGGCTTTCCTGCGGGAGATCGTCGAGCGGGAGAGCCCGACCGAGGCGAAGGCGGCGGTCGACGCGCTGGGGCAGGTCTTCCAGGAGGCGTACCGCGCCCTGGGGTGCGCGGTGTGCACGGTCCCCCAGGCGTCGTACGGGGACCACGTCGTGGCCGAGACGCCGCCCGTCCCGGGGCCCAGGGTGCTGCTGGTCGGCCACCTCGACACCGTCTACCCCGTGGGGACGGTGGCGCGGCGTCCCTTCACGCTGCGCGACGGGCGGGCCTACGGCCCGGCGGTGATGGACATGAAGGGCGGGCTCGCGGTGATGCTCTTCGCGCTGCGGGCGCTCGCCGCCACCCGCCGCCTGGGCAACGCGCGCGTCGTGCTCAACAGCGACGAGGAGCCCGGGTCCCCCACCTCGCGGGACCGGTGGGCGGCATGGAGCGCCGACGCCGACTGGGCCTTCGTCCTGGAGCCCGCGCAGCCGGACGGCAGTCTGGTCCTGCGCCGCAAGGGGGTGGGGATCTTCCGCCTGGAGGTGACGGGCCGCGCGGCGCACGCCGGGGCCGAGCCGGAGCGCGGCGCCAACGCCATCCTCGCCCTGGCCCACCACGCGCTGGCGGTTGCGGCCCTGGCCGACCCCGCCGCGGGCACGACGGTGAACGTCGGCGTGGTGCGCGGCGGGACCCTCCCCTACGTCGTGCCGGCCGCCGCCGAGGCGCTGATCGACGTGCGCGTGCCCACCCGGGCGGAGGCGGAGCGCGTGCTCACGGGGCTGCGCGCGCTGGAGGCGGCCGAGCCGGTGGCGGGGACGCGCCTGCAGGTCCACGGCGCCTTCCACCGCCCGCCCATGGAGCCGGTGGAGGGGACCGCAGCCCTGGCGGCGCTGGTCGAGGCGTGCGGGCGCGAGGTCGGGCTGGCTGTGCGCTTCACCGCCACCGGCGGAGCCTCCGACGGCAACAACCTGGCCGCGTCCGGCATCCCCACGGTGGATGGCATGGGCCCGGCTGGGGCGGGGGCCCACAGCGAGGAGGAGTGGGCCGACGTGGCCAGCCTGGTCCAGAAGACGCAGCTGCTCGCCCTCGTGCTGGACCGCCTCTGGGCGGGGGCGCTGCCCGGGCGGTCGAGGAGGTGA